One stretch of Fibrobacter sp. DNA includes these proteins:
- a CDS encoding ABC transporter permease encodes MSLKNNRAAAKFFRHPLVWPGLIVLFVLYVIMIFAEFIAPYHYDNGDRQNSFQPPSRIHFFHEGHFSLRPFVYPYSYGFNEYYERVYIEDKSKPCPVRFFVKGDRVKLWGIIPINYHLFGTDNADGCRFYLLGADSVGRDLFSRIVYGSRVSLTIGFLGVALTAFLGFLAGGISGYYGGKTDWMIMRFAECFMLVPSFFLMLALRSAFPMKLSSTQVYLLIVAILSLIGWAGFARVIRGMALSISKRDFVTAAKALGASDFRIIFQHILPQTLSYAIVSMTLSIPAYILGESALSLIGLGIQDPQASWGNLLSAAMNVSDIQYHPWILIPGIFIFLAVMAFNFIGDGLRDALDPNR; translated from the coding sequence ATGAGTTTAAAAAACAACAGAGCCGCTGCCAAGTTTTTCAGACATCCGCTTGTGTGGCCGGGTCTGATTGTACTCTTTGTGCTTTATGTTATTATGATCTTTGCCGAGTTTATCGCTCCTTATCATTATGACAATGGTGACAGACAGAACTCTTTTCAGCCGCCAAGCAGAATCCATTTTTTCCACGAGGGGCATTTCTCTTTGCGGCCCTTTGTGTATCCCTACTCTTACGGTTTCAATGAGTACTATGAACGGGTTTACATTGAAGACAAATCCAAACCCTGTCCGGTTCGGTTTTTTGTAAAGGGAGACAGAGTAAAACTCTGGGGTATTATTCCCATAAATTATCATCTGTTCGGAACAGACAATGCGGATGGGTGCCGGTTTTATCTTCTGGGTGCAGATTCTGTGGGGAGGGATCTTTTTTCGCGAATTGTTTACGGCTCGAGGGTTTCCCTTACAATCGGTTTTCTGGGTGTGGCACTGACAGCCTTTTTAGGATTTCTGGCTGGAGGCATATCCGGTTACTACGGAGGAAAAACCGACTGGATGATCATGCGTTTTGCTGAATGTTTCATGCTGGTTCCCTCCTTTTTCCTGATGCTTGCTCTTCGCAGCGCCTTTCCGATGAAACTCTCATCCACACAGGTTTACCTCCTGATTGTAGCTATACTGAGTCTTATAGGATGGGCGGGATTTGCACGGGTGATCAGAGGCATGGCATTATCTATAAGCAAGAGAGATTTTGTTACCGCGGCAAAGGCACTCGGCGCCTCTGATTTCCGCATCATATTTCAGCACATCCTGCCGCAGACACTCTCTTATGCTATAGTATCGATGACCCTTTCCATACCGGCTTACATTCTGGGCGAATCAGCCCTGAGCCTCATCGGGCTTGGGATTCAGGATCCTCAGGCAAGCTGGGGAAATCTGCTTAGCGCGGCAATGAATGTTTCCGATATACAGTATCATCCCTGGATACTCATCCCTGGAATTTTCATCTTCC